From one Anopheles cruzii chromosome 3, idAnoCruzAS_RS32_06, whole genome shotgun sequence genomic stretch:
- the LOC128272520 gene encoding WSCD family member AGAP003962, producing MALRGWRLFGVAGTILVYVGGILFLSFVSLQGPQQKRGLHGPRGYGEFETIRNRDLGLMGKKPPLQWCTELHYLGAPTRQPRTPTKLLQTFPGHFVKKFNVYSYHNNQNLHSASAAAVAPEPERATDGGAIRNDGIAGSSSRSVWPKSDQLNGKLVHNGDSVRRDSDARWARERSGPAGTGLTALVSFPGSGNTWLRYLLQQATGLLTGSVYKDYGLLKSGFPAESVANGSVLVVKTHEWGPNAWTPYAKAILLVRDPERAILAEFNRQSGGHVGFASPDRYRRTKGRYWTQFVKNKLWAWEQTNLSWAKNFTGEVKLVFYDDLVANVEGTLRSILRFLNHSTDEELLACALMRKEGIYRRKKRILQFDPYSPAMHAAIDEKRAEVYAALGRYDTH from the exons ATGGCGCTGCGCGGTTGGCGACTGTTTGGGGTGGCCGGCACCATACTGGTGTACGTCGGCGGTATACTGTTCCTATCGTTCGTCAGCTTGCAGGGACCGCAGCAGAAGCGCGGACTGCACGGGCCGCGCGGCTACGGTGAGTTCGAGACGATCCGCAACCGGGACCTCGGCCTGATGGGCAAGAAGCCACCCCTGCAGTGGTGCACCGAGCTGCACTATCTGGGTGCCCCGACCCGCCAGCCCCGAACGCCGACCAAGCTGCTGCAAACTTTTCCCGGCCACTTTGTCAAAAAGTTCAACGTGTACAGCTACCACAACAACCAGAACCTACACTCAGCctcggcggcagcagtagcgccggaaccggaacgggcgACCGACGGCGGGGCGATCCGGAACGATGGCATCGCTGGAAGTTCCtcgcgttccgtttggccTAAAAGCGATCAACTTAATGGTAAACTAGTGCATAATGGCGATAGCGTAAGGCGGGATAGCGATGCGCGATGGGCCCGGGAACGATCGGGCCCCGCGGGTACCGGGCTGACGGCGCTCGTCTCGTTCCCCGGCAGTGGCAACACCTGGCTGCGGTATCTGTTGCAACAGGCCACCG GCCTGCTAACCGGAAGTGTGTACAAAGATTATGGACTGCTCAAAAGTGGCTTCCCGGCGGAAAGCGTGGCCAATGGATCG GTGCTGGTAGTCAAAACGCACGAATGGGGTCCCAACGCGTGGACTCCGTACGCGAAGGCGATTCTTTTGGTACGGGATCCTGAGCGCGCTATTTTGGCCGAATTCAATCGCCAATCCGGTGGCCACGTAGGATTCGCCTCGCCCGACCGTTACCGTAGGACCAAGGGTCGAT ATTGGACCCAATTTGTAAAAAATAAGCTGTGGGCGTGGGAACAGACGAATCTCTCGTGGGCGAAAAACTTTACCGGTGAAGTGAAATTAGTCTTCTACGACGATCTGGTCGCCAACGTCGAGGGCACGTTACGCAGTATTCTGAGATTCCTAAACCACTCCACGGACGAG GAGCTGCTGGCCTGTGCGCTGATGCGGAAGGAAGGTATCTACCGGCGCAAGAAACGAATCCTTCAGTTCGACCCATACAGTCCCGCCATGCACGCTGCTATCGATGAAAAGCGAGCCGAAGTGTATGCAGCCCTTGGTCGCTACGACACACACTGA